One window of the Eucalyptus grandis isolate ANBG69807.140 chromosome 6, ASM1654582v1, whole genome shotgun sequence genome contains the following:
- the LOC104448570 gene encoding gamma-glutamyl hydrolase 2-like, giving the protein MWKLNMVNGVLFTGGWAKTRLYYDTVKAIFKKVLVKNDAGDHFPLYAICLGFELLTVIITEDKSILKEFDAADQASTLKFMRNTNIEGTVFQSMASRQRLMQNTDLTNFFKVLTTSMDGDNKKNAFEWCLSMTPHSDDAIQVTQHVANFFVSEARKSVNQAFAWKVLDNLIYNYSPMYCGKAGNGYDVVYIFT; this is encoded by the exons ATGTGGAAGCTCAACATGGTCAATGGAGTGCTCTTTACTGGAGGGTGGGCTAAAACCAGATTGTATTATGACACTGTGAAGGCAATTTTCAAG AAAGTTCTGGTGAAGAATGATGCTGGTGACCACTTCCCATTGTATGCCATCTGCTTGGGCTTTGAACTATTGACAGTGATAATTACCGAG GACAAAAGCATTCTCAAGGAATTTGATGCTGCAGATCAAGCATCCACTCTAAAATTTATGAGAAACACAAACATTGAAGGAACAGTATTTCAAAG TATGGCATCTCGCCAGAGACTGATGCAGAACACTGACTTAACGAATTTCTTTAAGGTCTTGACAACCAGCATGGATGGAGACAACAAG AAAAATGCTTTTGAGTGGTGTTTGTCCATGACACCACACTCAGATGATGCCATTCAAGTTACACAGCATGTAGCGAACTTCTTTGTCAG TGAGGCTAGGAAGTCTGTAAACCAGGCTTTTGCTTGGAAAGTGCTGGACAATCTGATATATAATTACAGTCCCATGTATTGTGGGAAAGCAGG GAACGGATATGACGTGGTTTATATCTTTACGTGA
- the LOC120294338 gene encoding disease resistance protein RUN1-like, with product MAFRDDHHQDLLRGKCIKPEILRAIEQSRLVIFSKNYASSTWCLEEVAKAVECKDVHEGSVIPIFHRVDPSDIWKLRENFGIAFAKTEEAYLGDKSDIKKWKDAVSKVASLAEIELKGDLVGLHSRVANVVECLCLDKSDVCSIGIRGMGGIGKTTVARAIYDKIRGQFDDGCCFLANVREISKKNGLVYLQNQFLGDILLDDNLRIRDDHRGANMIKERLQHKKVLVILDDVDEREKLEKLAGGFDWFGCGTRIIITTRNEHLLLQYGVNSINKVEELSFGEALQLFCLKAFRSNHPPAEFNELVKQVIGYDDGLPLALDVLGSFLACRSLMQWKSALARLKECPKGKIFDRLRLSYDGLQQKEKEIFLDIAYFFKGKEKSYVTEVLDNCGLYADIGIEVLVDKCLIQIVGNKLWMHDLLQEMAWEIVCQESPEEPGERSRVWFFKDGTGKVKAIVLPYGDYRTVRLNGESFTNMTNLRLLDVRAIHFSSGFKQLSNELRMLRWDNCSLKSFPPSFLPKNLVELHMQDSLLCSLWRGEKVGSKRLILRSCKALSQVHPSIGNLERLGLLDLGDCENIMGLPDSVGNLKSLKVLNLYGCSNIEELPESIGGLECLEELDISESAITHVPSNLTFLQNLKNYTFVLVKGGHKIFGGH from the exons ATGGCCTTTCGAGATGATCACCACCAAGATCTTCTGAGGGGAAAATGTATTAAACCAGAAATATTGAGGGCAATAGAGCAGTCAAGACTTGTAATATTCTCTAAAAACTATGCTTCTTCTACTTGGTGCTTGGAAGAAGTTGCTAAGGCTGTGGAGTGCAAGGATGTCCATGAAGGATCAGTGATACCGATCTTCCACAGGGTCGATCCATCTGACATATGGAAACTGAGGGAGAACTTTGGGATAGCCTTTGCTAAAACTGAGGAAGCTTATTTGGGCGACAAGAGTGATATAAAGAAGTGGAAGGATGCAGTGAGTAAAGTAGCTAGTCTCGCCGAAATAGAATTGAAAG GCGATCTTGTGGGATTGCATTCCCGTGTTGCAAATGTAGTCGAATGTTTATGCTTGGACAAGAGTGATGTATGCAGTATTGGCATACGGGGAATGGGTGGCATAGGCAAAACAACTGTTGCACGAGCAATTTATGACAAAATCCGAGGCCAATTTGATGATGGATGTTGTTTTCTTGCCAATGttagagaaatttcaaaaaagaatggTTTGGTATATCTACAAAACCAGTTTCTCGGTGATATTCTCCTAGATGACAATTTAAGAATCAGGGATGATCATAGAGGAGCGAACATGATAAAAGAACGACTACAACATAAAAAAGTTCTCGTTATACTTGATGACGTGGATGAAAGggagaaattggaaaaattagcAGGAGGTTTTGATTGGTTTGGATGTGGAACTAGGATCATTATAACAACTAGAAATGAACATTTGCTTCTCCAATATGGAGTAAATTCCATAAATAAGGTGGAGGAACTATCCTTTGGTGAGGCTCTCCAGCTATTTTGTTTGAAAGCTTTTAGAAGTAACCATCCTCCAGCAGAGTTCAATGAGCTCGTGAAGCAGGTTATTGGATATGATGATGGCCTTCCTTTAGCCCTTGATGTCTTAGGTTCCTTTTTGGCTTGTAGGAGCTTGATGCAATGGAAGAGTGCACTGGCCAGACTCAAAGAATGtccaaaagggaaaatttttgaCCGGCTTAGGTTAAGTTATGATGGACTACAAcagaaagagaaggagatttTCCTAGATATTGCCTATTTTTTCAAGGGAAAGGAGAAATCTTACGTTACAGAAGTTCTAGACAATTGCGGCTTGTACGCAGATATTGGAATCGAAGTCCTTGTTGATAAATGTCTTATCCAAATCGTGGGCAACAAATTGTGGATGCATGATTTGCTACAAGAGATGGCTTGGGAAATTGTTTGTCAAGAGTCACCTGAGGAGCCAGGAGAACGAAGTCGAGTCTGGTTTTTTAAGGAT GGAACTGGAAAAGTCAAAGCCATAGTCTTGCCATATGGGGACTACAGAACAGTGCGCTTGAATGGAGAGTCATTCACAAACATGACTAACTTAAGATTGCTTGATGTTCGTGCCATCCACTTCTCTTCTGGGTTTAAGCAGCTTTCAAATGAACTACGCATGCTAAGATGGGACAACTGTAGTCTCAAATCATTTCCACCAAGTTTTCTTCCAAAGAATCTTGTCGAGCTCCATATGCAGGATAGCCTCCTTTGCAGCCTCTGGAGAGGGGAAAAGGTTGGAAGTA AGAGGCTAATTCTCAGAAGTTGCAAAGCATTATCTCAGGTTCATCCTTCAATTGGAAATCTAGAAAGACTTGGTCTACTGGACTTGGGTGACTGTGAAAACATCATGGGACTTCCAGATAGTGTAGGTAATCTAAAGTCTCTCAAAGTTCTCAATCTATATGGATGTTCAAATATTGAAGAACTACCTGAGAGCATCGGGGGCTTAGAGTGTTTAGAGGAGCTTGATATTAGTGAAAGTGCCATAACACACGTCCCATCCAACTTGACATTCttacaaaatctgaaaaattacACTTTCGTGTTAGTAAAAGGAGGCCACAAAATTTTTGGAGGACACTAA